Proteins encoded by one window of bacterium:
- a CDS encoding CvpA family protein: MNALDVLIFIALVYFVYKGAQNGLYGELLGMTGWLIAAILSLRYGAWASRRLENYLQLPEMAYTVLGYAAVLLAVRLLLQILLTGLRKGMDPKTHDSFNKLMGAVIGFAKGAFLVSIFVLALSIMPLGERVKSYEYRSNLFPHMKKFAQVILRNVVYFVPQTKPTAPAPSKAPTAAKPA, translated from the coding sequence ATGAATGCCTTGGATGTTCTCATCTTTATTGCGTTGGTCTATTTCGTCTACAAGGGAGCGCAGAACGGACTATACGGCGAACTGCTCGGCATGACCGGCTGGTTGATCGCCGCCATCCTTTCACTGCGATACGGCGCCTGGGCCTCCCGCAGACTGGAGAATTACCTACAACTGCCGGAGATGGCCTACACGGTGTTAGGTTACGCCGCGGTGCTCCTGGCGGTCCGCCTGCTGCTGCAGATTCTGTTGACCGGCCTGAGAAAGGGCATGGATCCTAAAACCCACGACTCGTTCAACAAACTGATGGGCGCGGTCATCGGTTTTGCCAAAGGCGCTTTTCTGGTGAGCATCTTTGTTTTGGCGCTTTCCATCATGCCGCTGGGCGAACGGGTGAAAAGCTATGAATACCGCTCGAACCTGTTTCCCCATATGAAAAAATTCGCCCAAGTGATTCTGCGCAATGTCGTTTATTTTGTTCCACAGACCAAACCCACTGCACCGGCTCCGTCCAAAGCGCCCACTGCAGCTAAACCTGCCTAG
- a CDS encoding GatB/YqeY domain-containing protein, with the protein MSILERLTEDMKEAMKNGDKERLSTIRLLRGQIKDAEINKRAALSEEEELAVLTNAAKKRKESIEAFTSAQRDDLAAKEKAELEVIQAYLPSPLSNAEIEAIVQQALAESGAQTIKDLGKVMQLVVPKTKGRADGKMVTDLVRNKLSL; encoded by the coding sequence ATGAGCATTCTGGAACGGCTGACGGAAGATATGAAAGAGGCGATGAAAAACGGGGATAAAGAACGTTTATCCACCATTCGTCTGCTTCGTGGTCAGATCAAGGATGCCGAGATCAATAAACGAGCCGCCCTGTCCGAAGAGGAAGAACTGGCGGTGCTGACCAACGCCGCTAAAAAACGGAAGGAATCCATCGAGGCCTTTACCAGCGCCCAGCGCGACGATTTGGCGGCGAAGGAAAAGGCCGAACTGGAGGTGATTCAAGCCTATCTGCCTTCACCCCTGAGCAACGCAGAGATCGAAGCCATCGTGCAACAGGCGCTCGCTGAGAGCGGCGCCCAGACGATCAAAGATCTCGGCAAGGTGATGCAGCTGGTTGTGCCTAAAACCAAGGGGAGAGCCGACGGAAAGATGGTGACGGATCTGGTGCGGAACAAGTTGAGTCTTTAG
- the rpsU gene encoding 30S ribosomal protein S21: MPGVRVRDNETFEKALRRFTKACEKAGLMSDIKKHQHFEKPSERKKRKINQARRKMRKLQMMER, from the coding sequence ATGCCGGGCGTTCGGGTACGTGACAACGAAACGTTTGAAAAAGCACTGCGTCGTTTTACCAAAGCTTGCGAAAAAGCGGGTTTGATGTCGGATATCAAAAAGCATCAGCATTTTGAAAAACCCAGCGAGCGTAAAAAACGCAAAATCAATCAGGCTCGCCGCAAAATGCGTAAGCTGCAGATGATGGAAAGATAA
- a CDS encoding endonuclease MutS2, with the protein MQTVLEVLEYDRVLEKLAGYANSVLGAELCQAVRPMDDVQALRTSLAQTTELRAILDFDQAVPFSSFPDLRPVLKKLAVVGSSLSAESLVAVGQTCQLVRRLSRYFAGREEKIPHLKALTSELLPLEKLEKEISRCIDEESFDIRDEASEALASIRRQIIRAQANTRRKMEGMVKSFSSQGVLQENLITMRNGRMVLVIKDEYKRKVQGLVHDRSASGLSYFIEPFETVEDNNRVRELLGQEAEEIERILASLSDLARSHREALQSNFYSLGRLDLVYAKAAFSRTLQALEPEIVEETFIYLAQARHPLLLLRLGAAAVTPMQIELGRENNTVIISGPNAGGKTVALKTVGLLVLMARSGLHIPASPLSQIGSIDRVFAVIGDQQSIEADLSSFSSHLLSLKEIDEQAGRQSLVLVDEIGAGTDPEEGMALAIALLKKLTAIGALSMVTTHHSVLKTFAYQNEKTANASMEFDLTTLKPTYRFRIGIPGSSYAFEIARRIGVSEQLIAESRSLVGEQKDRLEGLILELEAKIQRQQKLAEAADLKEAEYRGLAKLYHERTETLRKEEKQLKRKAAEEAQEILASANSTVEQIIREIKNSQAETEAIRAGKQALAEQRTRVEKIVEQTREEPAAASGEIKLGDRVLWKGIASPAVLISEPDKQGRVLLQADGLKLKAPFDELVPATRSELRRAGSVRVQLDKPEGFKTELDLRGQRADEALENVERFFDEALLVGFHELRIIHGKGAGKLRSAIKEYLRTHPAVKQWRLGNWNEGDSGVTIVELK; encoded by the coding sequence GTGCAAACCGTTTTAGAAGTACTTGAATACGATCGCGTTCTGGAAAAGCTGGCAGGCTATGCCAACTCGGTTCTCGGAGCAGAACTTTGTCAGGCCGTCCGACCCATGGACGATGTGCAAGCATTGCGCACCAGCCTGGCCCAGACCACAGAGCTGCGCGCGATCCTGGATTTTGATCAAGCCGTGCCCTTTTCCTCGTTTCCGGATCTGCGGCCGGTGTTGAAAAAGCTGGCGGTCGTGGGCAGCTCCTTGTCCGCTGAATCGCTGGTGGCGGTGGGCCAGACCTGCCAGCTGGTCCGACGTCTGTCCCGTTACTTTGCCGGTCGTGAAGAAAAGATCCCGCATCTGAAGGCTCTGACCTCAGAGCTGTTGCCGCTGGAAAAATTGGAAAAAGAGATCAGCCGCTGCATCGACGAAGAGTCCTTTGACATCCGCGATGAGGCCAGCGAAGCGCTCGCGTCCATCCGCCGGCAGATCATTCGCGCGCAGGCTAACACACGCCGCAAAATGGAAGGCATGGTCAAGTCCTTCAGCAGCCAGGGCGTGCTGCAGGAAAATCTGATCACCATGCGCAACGGCCGCATGGTGCTGGTCATCAAGGACGAGTACAAGCGCAAGGTGCAGGGCCTGGTTCACGACCGCTCTGCTTCGGGCCTGAGTTATTTTATCGAACCGTTCGAGACCGTGGAGGACAATAACCGTGTCCGCGAGCTTTTAGGTCAGGAGGCGGAGGAGATCGAACGCATTTTAGCCAGCCTATCGGACTTGGCACGTTCGCATCGGGAGGCGCTGCAGAGCAATTTTTATTCGCTCGGCCGACTGGACCTGGTCTATGCCAAGGCGGCGTTCTCGCGCACACTGCAGGCGTTGGAGCCGGAGATCGTGGAGGAGACGTTTATCTATCTCGCCCAGGCGCGGCATCCGCTGCTGCTGTTGCGCCTGGGCGCCGCGGCGGTCACGCCCATGCAGATCGAACTGGGCCGCGAGAACAACACCGTGATCATCAGCGGCCCCAACGCCGGCGGTAAAACCGTGGCGCTCAAGACCGTGGGCCTGCTGGTGCTGATGGCGCGCAGCGGTTTGCACATTCCCGCTTCGCCGCTGTCCCAAATCGGTTCCATCGATCGCGTGTTTGCCGTGATCGGCGATCAACAATCCATCGAAGCGGATCTGTCCAGCTTTTCCTCCCATCTTTTGTCCCTGAAAGAGATCGATGAGCAGGCCGGCCGGCAAAGCCTGGTGCTGGTGGATGAAATCGGCGCCGGCACCGATCCAGAGGAGGGCATGGCGCTGGCCATCGCTCTGCTGAAAAAATTGACCGCCATCGGCGCCCTGTCCATGGTCACGACCCATCACAGTGTGCTAAAAACCTTTGCCTATCAAAACGAAAAGACCGCCAACGCTTCCATGGAGTTTGATCTGACCACACTCAAACCCACCTACCGTTTTCGCATCGGCATTCCGGGGTCCAGCTATGCCTTTGAGATCGCCCGGCGCATCGGCGTTTCCGAGCAGCTGATCGCCGAATCGCGCAGCCTGGTGGGCGAGCAGAAAGACCGGCTGGAGGGGTTGATCCTGGAGCTGGAGGCCAAGATTCAGCGACAGCAGAAACTGGCGGAAGCGGCTGATCTGAAAGAGGCTGAGTACCGCGGCCTGGCCAAGCTTTATCACGAGCGCACCGAGACGCTGCGCAAGGAGGAGAAACAGCTCAAACGCAAGGCGGCTGAGGAGGCGCAGGAGATCCTGGCCTCTGCCAACAGCACGGTCGAACAGATCATCCGCGAAATTAAAAACAGCCAAGCAGAGACCGAGGCGATCCGCGCCGGCAAACAGGCGCTGGCGGAACAGCGGACGAGGGTGGAAAAAATCGTCGAGCAGACCCGCGAAGAACCGGCGGCAGCCAGCGGTGAAATTAAACTGGGCGATCGGGTGTTGTGGAAAGGGATCGCCAGCCCGGCAGTGTTGATCTCAGAGCCGGATAAACAGGGAAGGGTGCTGCTCCAGGCCGATGGCTTGAAACTGAAAGCGCCCTTTGATGAGCTGGTACCGGCCACCCGCTCCGAGCTGCGGCGGGCCGGGTCTGTGCGCGTGCAGCTGGACAAGCCGGAGGGTTTCAAGACCGAACTGGACTTGCGCGGTCAACGCGCCGACGAGGCGCTGGAGAATGTGGAGAGGTTCTTCGACGAGGCGCTGCTGGTCGGATTTCATGAATTGCGCATCA